In Lachnospiraceae bacterium, one DNA window encodes the following:
- a CDS encoding sigma-70 family RNA polymerase sigma factor, which produces MDKNNFSQKLAELTALAAVSENKLQMTQVLDAFAKEQVTPEEMESVYAKLEKKGIQILTEGEEGDLADESLLLDDGDDSDDSVSSIIGDKYRWSHNDSLDDGDNDEFTSSSADDEEGKNATQEQLLEGVASTDPIREYLKEIGSIPLLTQEQEQDLAKRKSEGDAEAGKKLVEANLRLVVSIAKRYTGRGMSFLDLVQEGNIGLMKAVEKFDYTKGYRLSTYATWWVKQSVTRALADQSRTIRLPVHMVEAVNRIRKAQRALAVKLGREPSNEEIGKEVGMSEKRVTELMQSSGDTVSLETPVGDEDGSNLGDFVADDSNASTEEKAESVFLREEIEQMLQGLNPREREVIILRFGLESGHPLTLEEVGKRFKVTRERIRQIETAALRKLRNPSRSKKIRDFLP; this is translated from the coding sequence ATGGATAAAAACAATTTTTCACAGAAATTGGCGGAACTTACAGCTCTGGCAGCGGTCAGTGAGAACAAACTCCAGATGACACAGGTTCTGGACGCTTTTGCTAAAGAACAGGTGACACCGGAAGAAATGGAATCTGTTTATGCCAAGCTGGAAAAAAAGGGGATCCAGATACTGACAGAGGGGGAAGAAGGGGATTTAGCAGATGAAAGTCTTCTTTTAGATGACGGGGATGATTCGGATGATTCTGTTTCCAGCATCATTGGAGATAAATACAGGTGGAGTCACAACGATTCTTTAGATGACGGGGACAATGATGAGTTTACGTCTTCTTCTGCCGATGATGAAGAAGGGAAAAATGCTACCCAGGAGCAGTTATTAGAGGGCGTTGCAAGTACAGATCCCATTCGTGAATATTTAAAAGAGATCGGTTCTATCCCCTTGTTGACCCAGGAACAGGAACAGGATCTGGCAAAGCGTAAATCCGAGGGAGATGCAGAAGCAGGAAAGAAGTTAGTAGAAGCAAACCTTCGTCTGGTAGTCAGCATTGCAAAGCGCTATACCGGTCGTGGTATGAGTTTTCTGGATCTGGTCCAGGAGGGAAATATCGGTCTAATGAAGGCTGTAGAGAAGTTTGATTATACAAAGGGATACCGTCTCAGTACCTATGCCACATGGTGGGTAAAACAGTCTGTTACAAGAGCTTTGGCAGACCAGTCCCGTACCATCCGCCTGCCGGTCCATATGGTAGAAGCGGTAAACCGCATCAGAAAAGCCCAGAGAGCTTTAGCTGTAAAGCTTGGAAGAGAGCCTTCCAATGAAGAAATCGGCAAAGAAGTGGGAATGTCTGAAAAGCGGGTTACAGAGCTGATGCAGTCTTCCGGTGATACGGTATCCTTAGAGACACCGGTAGGAGATGAAGACGGCTCAAATTTAGGCGATTTTGTGGCAGATGATTCCAATGCTTCCACAGAGGAAAAAGCAGAAAGCGTCTTTTTAAGAGAAGAGATCGAACAGATGCTCCAGGGGTTGAATCCAAGGGAAAGGGAAGTGATCATCTTGAGATTTGGTCTTGAAAGCGGCCATCCCCTGACACTGGAAGAAGTAGGAAAGCGCTTCAAAGTTACCAGAGAGCGTATCAGGCAGATTGAGACAGCAGCGCTTAGAAAGCTTCGCAATCCATCCAGAAGTAAGAAAATCAGGGATTTTCTGCCGTGA
- the htpG gene encoding molecular chaperone HtpG — protein sequence MAKKGSLSITSENIFPVIKKWLYSDHDIFYRELISNGCDAITKLKKLELMGEYEKPEEVEYKIQVSVNPTDKTITIEDNGLGMTEEEIDKYINQIAFSGVQDFMEKYKDKANEDQIIGHFGLGFYSAFMVADKVEINSLSYQKDAKPVHWESEGGINFEMAEGDKKEVGTSIKLYLNEESTEFANEYRAREVIEKYCAFMPVNIFLKNETAEPEYETIEKDELTHKDTVVETVIEPAKTEEKEKEDGTKETVEVEPSREKYKILKRPVALNDTDPLWNKHPNECTDEQYKDFYRKVFRDYKEPLFWIHLNMDYPFNLKGILYFPKINMEYDSLEGTIKLYNNQVFIADNIKEVIPEFLMLLKGVIDCPDLPLNVSRSALQNDGFVKKISDYITKKVADKLSGMCKTDRENYEKYWDDIAPFIKFGYIKDEKFAEKMGDYILYKNLEGKYLTLNDCLEENKEKHENTIFYVTNEKEQSQYINLFKEEGIDAVIMPAAIDNPFISHVEQKHEGLKFLRIDTDLNASFKEEVKEDDEAFKKTSEELTEVFKKALNNDKLDIKVEKMKNASVASMITVSEETRRMQDMMKMYNMGGMDMSAFGATGETLVLNANHPLVKYVLENKEGENTVKICEQLYDLASLAHGQLSPERMTNFVNRSNDIMMIMAGQKAE from the coding sequence ATGGCAAAGAAAGGCAGTTTATCTATAACAAGTGAAAATATTTTCCCTGTAATCAAAAAGTGGCTGTATTCCGACCATGACATTTTTTACAGAGAGCTGATCAGCAATGGCTGCGATGCTATTACTAAATTAAAGAAATTAGAGCTGATGGGAGAGTACGAGAAGCCAGAAGAGGTTGAGTACAAGATCCAGGTCAGCGTAAATCCTACAGATAAGACCATCACCATTGAAGATAATGGTCTTGGTATGACTGAGGAAGAGATCGACAAGTATATTAACCAGATCGCATTCTCCGGTGTTCAGGATTTTATGGAAAAGTACAAAGATAAGGCAAATGAAGACCAGATCATCGGCCACTTTGGTCTTGGTTTCTACTCTGCATTTATGGTAGCTGACAAGGTTGAGATCAATTCCCTGTCTTACCAGAAAGATGCAAAGCCGGTACACTGGGAGTCTGAAGGCGGCATCAACTTTGAGATGGCCGAAGGCGACAAAAAGGAGGTTGGTACTTCCATTAAGCTGTATCTGAACGAAGAAAGCACTGAATTTGCAAATGAATACAGAGCAAGAGAAGTGATCGAAAAATACTGTGCATTTATGCCGGTAAACATTTTCTTAAAGAATGAGACTGCAGAGCCGGAATATGAGACCATCGAAAAAGATGAGCTTACTCACAAGGATACAGTTGTTGAGACAGTTATTGAACCTGCAAAGACAGAAGAGAAGGAAAAAGAGGATGGAACCAAGGAAACAGTAGAAGTAGAGCCATCCAGGGAGAAATATAAGATTTTAAAGCGTCCGGTTGCATTAAATGATACTGATCCGCTGTGGAATAAGCATCCAAATGAGTGTACGGATGAACAGTACAAGGATTTCTACCGCAAGGTATTCAGGGATTACAAGGAGCCTCTGTTCTGGATCCACCTGAACATGGATTATCCGTTTAACTTAAAGGGTATCTTGTACTTCCCGAAGATCAACATGGAATATGACAGCCTGGAAGGAACCATCAAGCTTTACAATAACCAGGTATTTATCGCTGATAATATCAAGGAAGTGATCCCTGAATTCCTGATGCTGTTAAAGGGTGTCATTGATTGTCCTGATCTGCCTCTTAACGTATCACGTAGTGCCCTGCAGAATGATGGTTTTGTAAAGAAGATCTCCGATTACATTACCAAGAAGGTAGCAGACAAGCTGTCTGGTATGTGCAAGACAGATCGTGAGAATTATGAGAAATACTGGGATGATATTGCTCCATTTATCAAGTTTGGTTATATCAAGGATGAGAAGTTTGCAGAGAAGATGGGCGACTATATCTTGTATAAGAACTTAGAGGGCAAGTATCTTACCTTAAATGACTGCCTGGAAGAAAACAAGGAAAAACATGAAAATACTATTTTCTATGTAACCAATGAAAAAGAACAGAGCCAGTACATCAATCTGTTTAAGGAAGAAGGAATTGATGCAGTGATCATGCCTGCTGCTATTGATAATCCGTTTATCAGCCATGTAGAGCAGAAGCATGAAGGACTTAAGTTCCTGCGTATTGATACAGACTTAAATGCTTCTTTCAAGGAAGAGGTAAAGGAAGATGACGAAGCTTTCAAGAAGACAAGTGAAGAGCTGACAGAGGTATTTAAGAAGGCTTTAAATAATGACAAACTGGATATCAAGGTTGAGAAGATGAAGAATGCATCTGTTGCATCTATGATCACTGTATCTGAGGAAACCAGACGTATGCAGGATATGATGAAGATGTACAACATGGGCGGCATGGATATGAGTGCGTTTGGCGCAACAGGAGAGACTCTTGTATTAAATGCAAATCATCCTCTGGTTAAATATGTCCTGGAGAACAAAGAAGGCGAAAATACAGTTAAGATCTGCGAACAGCTGTATGATCTGGCAAGCCTGGCACATGGTCAGCTGTCACCAGAGCGTATGACTAACTTTGTAAACCGCAGTAATGATATTATGATGATCATGGCTGGACAGAAAGCAGAATAA
- a CDS encoding DUF5721 family protein, which produces MIALKAEDVKSFTTKLFVREDFDAFLVKEVNITTYNSFSIDGHVKQGYYTEEEREENNIEEFSTWKTLRPFCFSLIKGKKLPGSFRIVLQLPKAGTDKFAARTGAGIDGNQIVGLYLNIRYDNGEMYCITGTSLNFFTMDKTLDLEWDKAVKQFLQSHEIPCTEATEG; this is translated from the coding sequence ATGATCGCATTAAAGGCCGAAGATGTAAAGTCCTTTACTACCAAACTGTTTGTACGGGAGGATTTTGATGCATTTCTGGTAAAAGAAGTGAACATTACCACCTACAACAGTTTTTCCATTGACGGACATGTAAAACAGGGCTATTACACAGAGGAAGAACGGGAAGAAAACAACATAGAAGAGTTTTCAACCTGGAAAACCTTAAGGCCTTTTTGTTTTTCACTGATCAAAGGAAAAAAGCTTCCTGGAAGTTTTCGCATCGTGCTGCAGCTGCCAAAGGCGGGGACAGATAAATTTGCCGCAAGAACAGGCGCCGGGATCGATGGAAACCAGATCGTAGGGTTATATCTGAATATACGTTACGATAATGGGGAAATGTATTGTATTACCGGAACATCATTAAATTTTTTCACCATGGACAAAACGCTGGATCTTGAATGGGACAAGGCGGTCAAACAGTTTTTACAGTCCCATGAGATTCCATGTACAGAGGCAACTGAAGGATAA